A stretch of Anoplolepis gracilipes chromosome 12, ASM4749672v1, whole genome shotgun sequence DNA encodes these proteins:
- the LOC140671998 gene encoding uncharacterized protein: MSTARFVIVEFQDGLQVIPSIWYNAVILSTIWPSHFKTKLRINKAIIKKEMPKEKSDWDELPIKKVIGFTDTYEEGLKKLKLAEDTSNVDTPVSSSELQKREQESKNRRRQKAARKHVSSSEDSDDSDLSSVKEKENNVPQNKILPALPQKRQFVSIENYQLPSTSKQNTKNVLCDNTSFNTVNSNDSYNDITISNVTRYTQNPTNNEHLDDTYDSDFKKNILWKLNKILYQLNNIKNRVMGISQEKSYEFCNNPEIDNLFPICTMFDLISFEEKLEERKFQDNVLHFLKLVGGNTANIIIRNIFKKVLTDNVAKHFSWAGKKNKRSFKDLKLSKVVIQAVHMSHKDITDSDIAEYASKWLAQATIRITREKVEETEK; this comes from the exons ATGAGTACCGCCAGATTTGTAATTGTGGAATTTCAAGATGGGCTGCAAGTTATACCTTCAATATGGTACAATGCAGTTATTTTGTCAACCATTTGGCCTAGccattttaaaactaaattacgtattaataaggctattataaaaaaagagatgccaaaagaaaaatctgattGGGATGAGTTaccaattaaaaaagttattggCTTTACAG aTACGTATGAAGAAGgcttaaagaaattaaaactagCAGAGGATACATCCAATGTAGATACTCCTGTATCATCAAGTGAATTACAAAAACGAGAACAAGAAAGTAAAAACAGAAGACGTCAAAAAGCAGCAAGAAAACATGTATCTAGTTCTGAAGATTCAGATGATTCAGATTTATCTTCtgttaaagagaaagaaaataatgtcccacaaaataaaatcctgCCTGCTCTTCCGCAAAAACGTCAGTTTGTTTCAATCGAAAATTATCAGTTACCAAGCACATCTAAACAAAATacgaaaaatgtattatgcGATAACACTTCCTTTAATACAGTAAACAGTAATg actCATATAATGACATTACAATAAGTAATGTAACACGTTATACACAAAATCCTACTAATAATGAACATCTTGATGATACTTATG attcagattttaagaaaaatatcctgtggaaattaaacaaaatattatatcaattgaataatattaaaaacagagTTATGGGTATATCACAGGAGAAATCGTATGAATTTTGCAATAACCCAGAAATCGATAATCTATTTCCGATATGTACAATGTTTGATTTAATATCCTTCGAAGAAAAActggaagaaagaaaatttcaggACAATGTG ctacattttttaaaactcgTTGGTGGAAATAcggcaaatattataatacgaaatatatttaaaaaagtattaaccGATAATGTAGCCAAACATTTTAGTTGGGctgggaaaaaaaataaacgaagctttaaagatttaaaactttcaaaagTTGTCATCC AAGCTGTCCATATGTCGCATAAAGATATTACAGATAGCGACATTGCAGAGTATGCATCAAAGTGGCTTGCCCAAGCCACTATAAGAATTACAAGAGAAAAAGTtgaagaaacagaaaaataa